From Larus michahellis chromosome 8, bLarMic1.1, whole genome shotgun sequence, one genomic window encodes:
- the NOXO1 gene encoding NADPH oxidase organizer 1, whose protein sequence is MMFVSWSDQNKIVIYRTFEEFKSFHKELKRKFPIENGSLRRSERTIPRFKDVNSKHRKSGKLNRCLELLKLLETYSQELLKTEAKISQGEDVIQFFKAQTQDLDPCFPENSVVIMPSEIGGGKKNQPGRQLSITHPQASQSYRCIETFETKDTKNKTFKVTKKEIVEVLIKDMTGWWLVENTDKQIAWFPASYLEDTDVHEDIQNSLSSNEEGSLYFVVRDYESQKADELSLNNGVVVEVVKKSEDGWWLIRYNGHTGYMPSMYLQPYKNPHHKLQTIMTCGLNVSTPNLCSSLTAPQPQGEATGQHRARACSSLDKTEEDVSSTRSRSRSLPRPSSTPDLESDSSSLSSGSSSKRDGQLSWKPELSRSLPEVEQARSSPLEHALAMHTNKSPHLTHKDRNDSGFVESSATDLSYSLTDPDLDTCVPKMPVRPSAHEILQKCSTITKQAVQKSSTRPALQALLPPPSVH, encoded by the exons atgATGTTTGTGTCTTGGTCAGATCAGAACAAAATTGTCATCTACCGGACATTTGAAGAGTTTAAGAGTTTCCAT AAAGAGCTGAAGAGAAAATTCCCCATCGAGAACGGCTCACTCAGGAGATCTGAACGGACAATACCCCGGTTTAAAG ACGTAAACTCAAAGCACAGGAAGAGCGGGAAGCTGAACAGGTGCCTGGAATTACTGAAACTGCTGGAAACTTActcccaggagctgctgaagacAGAGGCTAAAATCTCCCAGGGTGAAGACGTCATTCAGTTTTTCAAGGCACAGACCCAAGACTTAGATCCCTGCTTTCCTGAGAACAG TGTTGTGATCATGCCATCAGAAattggaggggggaagaaaaaccagCCAGGGCGGCAGCTCTCTATTACACACCCTCAGGCATCCCAGAGCTACAGATGCATCGAAACCTTTGAAACCAAAGACACAAAGAACAAGACTTTCAAAGTCACTAAGAAGGAAATTGTTGAAGTGTTAATCAAGGACATGACTG GATGGTGGCTAGTGGAAAACACAGACAAGCAGATAGCCTGGTTCCCAGCCTCGTACCTGGAAGACACTGACGTCCACGAGGACATCCAGAATTCTTTGAGCTCAAATGAGGAGG GGAGCCTGTACTTTGTTGTGCGGGACTACGAGTCTCAGAAGGCAGACGAGCTCTCGCTGAACAACGGTGTCGTCGTGGAGGTGGTCAAGAAATCTGAGGATGGCTGGTGGCTGATCCG ATACAACGGCCATACCGGCTACATGCCCTCCATGTACCTTCAGCCCTACAAGAATCCTCACCACAAGCTCCAGACCATCATGACCTGCGGACTCAATGTCTCCACCCCGAACCTCTGCTCCTCTCTGACGGCTCCTCAGCCCCAGGGTGAGGCCACAGGACAGCACAGGGCGCGGGCTTGCTCTTCCCTTGACAAGACTGAAGAGGACGTGAGCTCTACGAGAAGCAGATCAAGGTCTCTGCCCAGGCCCAGCTCCACCCCGGACCTGGAGTCAGACAGCTCATCCCTCAGCTCAGGGAGTAGCAGCAAGCGGGACGGCCAGCTGAGCTGGAAGCCTGAATTGTCAAGATCTCTGCCCGAAGTTGAGCAGGCCAGGAGCTCTCCCCTGGAGCACGCCTTGGCCATGCACACCAACAAGTCTCCACACCTCACCCACAAGGACAGGAACGATTCAGGCTTCGTGGAGTCATCTGCAACTGATTTAAGTTACTCCCTCACTGACCCAGACTTGGACACTTGTGTCCCCAAGATGCCCGTGCGCCCCTCAGCCCATGAGATCCTCCAGAAGTGCAGCACCATCACGAAGCAAGCTGTGCAGAAGTCTTCCACCCGGCCTGccctccaggctctgctccctcccccgAGTGTGCACTAG